Proteins from a single region of Candidatus Binatia bacterium:
- a CDS encoding ATP synthase F0 subunit B, protein MSFLSVDGTLIVQLINFAIFFAVLNVVFLRPVATAIQRRREYINSLVSDYDRYQAEARSLRAKAAAIRSDARREAENRVAAARAQASNEASELSGRYAQQAQAIVEEAHRTAQDELASARLGEDDAARRVADFMLERVIPEAVR, encoded by the coding sequence ATGTCATTTCTCTCGGTCGACGGGACGCTGATCGTTCAGCTGATCAACTTCGCGATTTTCTTCGCGGTGCTGAACGTCGTGTTTCTGCGGCCGGTCGCTACGGCGATTCAGCGCAGGCGCGAGTACATCAACAGCCTCGTTTCCGATTACGACCGGTATCAGGCCGAGGCGCGCAGCCTGCGCGCCAAGGCCGCGGCGATTCGCAGCGACGCGCGGCGCGAGGCCGAAAACCGCGTCGCGGCGGCGCGAGCTCAGGCGTCGAACGAGGCCTCCGAGCTCTCCGGCCGCTACGCGCAGCAGGCGCAGGCCATCGTCGAGGAGGCGCATCGCACGGCGCAAGACGAGCTCGCTTCGGCGCGGCTCGGCGAGGACGACGCGGCGCGCCGGGTCGCGGATTTCATGCTGGAACGCGTCATTCCCGAGGCCGTGCGATGA
- a CDS encoding rod shape-determining protein has translation MDIGIDLGTANVLVHVKGKGIVLREPSVVAKDMNTGRVLAVGEEARQMLGKTPAHIQAIRPLRDGVIADFEVTEAMLSYFIKKVMKDRSWWSSIVKPKPHVTICVPAEITSVEERAVKDAAKLAGARDVGIIEEPMAAAIGAGLPIGGPSGSMVVDIGGGTTDVAVISLGGIVVSQSLRVAGNKMDEAIVRYIRRVYNLMIGERTAEEIKMKIGSAYKLEQELAMEIRGRDLINGLPKSVKITSEEIREALAEPVGAIVEAVKSVLEKTPPELAADIIDRGIILTGGGALLRGLEKLLSEVTGVPAIVADDPLSCVAIGTGARLRV, from the coding sequence TTGGACATCGGGATCGACCTCGGCACGGCGAACGTGCTCGTTCACGTCAAGGGGAAGGGCATCGTTCTGCGCGAGCCCTCCGTCGTCGCCAAAGACATGAATACCGGCCGCGTCTTGGCAGTGGGCGAAGAGGCACGTCAGATGCTTGGCAAGACGCCCGCGCACATTCAAGCGATCCGTCCGCTGCGCGACGGCGTGATTGCGGATTTCGAAGTCACCGAGGCGATGCTCTCGTACTTCATCAAGAAGGTGATGAAGGACCGGTCGTGGTGGTCGTCCATCGTCAAGCCGAAGCCGCACGTCACGATCTGCGTTCCGGCGGAAATTACGTCGGTCGAGGAGCGCGCCGTCAAGGACGCCGCCAAGCTCGCAGGGGCGCGCGACGTCGGCATCATCGAGGAACCGATGGCCGCTGCGATCGGCGCCGGCCTTCCCATCGGCGGCCCGTCGGGAAGCATGGTCGTGGATATCGGCGGCGGCACGACGGACGTGGCCGTCATCTCCCTGGGAGGAATCGTCGTCTCACAGTCGCTTCGCGTGGCCGGCAACAAGATGGATGAGGCGATCGTACGCTACATCCGCCGCGTGTACAACTTGATGATCGGCGAGCGGACGGCCGAAGAGATCAAGATGAAGATCGGCTCCGCGTACAAGCTGGAGCAGGAGCTCGCGATGGAAATCCGCGGGCGAGACCTCATCAACGGCCTGCCGAAATCGGTGAAGATCACGAGCGAAGAGATCCGCGAGGCGCTCGCGGAGCCGGTCGGAGCGATCGTCGAAGCCGTCAAGTCCGTCCTGGAAAAGACGCCGCCGGAGCTGGCGGCCGACATCATCGATCGCGGCATCATCTTGACCGGCGGCGGCGCGCTCTTGCGCGGCTTGGAAAAACTTCTCTCGGAGGTGACGGGCGTTCCGGCGATCGTCGCGGACGACCCGCTCTCCTGTGTCGCGATCGGGACCGGCGCGCGGCTGCGTGTTTGA
- the atpE gene encoding ATP synthase F0 subunit C, with product MNPEALIAAAAVICFGIIISGVAFGSAVGDGVVASKAVEAIARQPEARPNIFLFMFLGVGVLEAVPFIAIALSFYILLVVTKVPAIITALVK from the coding sequence GTGAATCCTGAAGCTTTAATTGCGGCCGCGGCGGTGATCTGCTTCGGCATCATCATCTCGGGCGTGGCGTTCGGCTCCGCCGTGGGTGATGGCGTCGTAGCCTCGAAGGCGGTCGAGGCGATCGCGCGCCAGCCCGAGGCGCGACCGAACATCTTTCTCTTCATGTTCTTGGGCGTCGGCGTGCTGGAAGCGGTGCCGTTCATCGCCATCGCACTCTCCTTCTACATCCTGCTCGTGGTGACGAAGGTGCCGGCCATCATCACCGCGCTGGTGAAGTAG
- the atpH gene encoding ATP synthase F1 subunit delta, with amino-acid sequence MVNQTLARRYAIAVSSLAAEQQAADRVGSDLAALAAAIGDNTQAREFFLSPVISKPDKERILAEAFEGKLHPIALHTLLLLVRKRREQLLPALVAEYVALQRAARGAQTLALTSARTLDRSEYAALIGRLESIYGKKFEATEVVDPSLIGGLRIMMGDRRIDATISGRLDALARDLAQQ; translated from the coding sequence GTGGTTAACCAGACGCTCGCGCGCCGCTACGCTATAGCGGTCTCGTCGCTCGCCGCCGAGCAGCAGGCCGCCGACCGCGTCGGGTCCGACCTCGCGGCGCTCGCCGCCGCGATCGGCGACAACACGCAGGCGCGCGAGTTCTTCCTCTCGCCCGTGATCTCGAAGCCCGACAAGGAGCGAATCCTCGCCGAGGCGTTCGAGGGCAAGCTTCATCCGATCGCGCTGCACACGCTGTTACTGCTCGTCCGCAAGCGCCGTGAGCAGCTGCTGCCCGCGCTCGTCGCCGAGTATGTCGCGCTGCAGCGGGCGGCGCGCGGAGCGCAGACGCTCGCGCTGACATCGGCGCGCACGCTCGATCGCTCCGAGTACGCCGCGCTGATCGGGCGTCTCGAGAGCATCTACGGAAAGAAATTCGAGGCGACCGAGGTGGTCGATCCGTCGCTGATCGGCGGACTACGCATCATGATGGGAGACCGCCGCATCGACGCGACGATCTCCGGACGGCTCGACGCGCTCGCACGGGACCTAGCCCAACAATGA
- a CDS encoding ATP synthase F0 subunit B, translated as MSDAQLYLRIAIWSQVISSIVFIAVLVWAWFRWFLPVIMSAQDRSNKQIAEAERHRDEVKAALEALSSEIGSANHDAELIVQRASEHGEHERQSALRECKDAGERALQDAGKELARARSAAQRKLRDDLLARALRVAREDAARRVSPALDERLIDGFVGSLERAGG; from the coding sequence ATGAGCGACGCGCAGCTCTATCTCCGCATCGCGATTTGGAGCCAAGTCATTTCGTCGATCGTCTTCATCGCGGTGCTGGTGTGGGCATGGTTCCGCTGGTTCTTGCCGGTTATCATGAGCGCACAGGATCGCAGCAACAAGCAGATCGCGGAGGCCGAGCGCCACCGCGATGAGGTCAAGGCCGCGCTGGAGGCGCTGAGCTCCGAGATCGGAAGCGCGAATCACGACGCCGAGCTGATCGTGCAGCGGGCGAGCGAACACGGCGAGCACGAGCGCCAGTCGGCGCTGCGGGAGTGCAAGGACGCCGGCGAGCGTGCGCTGCAGGACGCCGGGAAAGAGCTGGCACGCGCGCGGTCGGCAGCGCAGCGCAAGCTGCGCGACGATCTGCTGGCGCGCGCGCTTCGCGTGGCGCGCGAGGATGCGGCGCGGCGCGTCAGCCCCGCGCTGGACGAGCGCCTGATCGACGGGTTCGTCGGATCGCTGGAGCGCGCCGGTGGTTAA
- the atpC gene encoding ATP synthase F1 subunit epsilon, with protein MASTLTFKLVTPTRIAFEGDAELVIAVTTEGEEGILPKHAPFLAALKPGVLRANVLVDGAASRLELATSDGFMQALPEGVTILVDEAVRFEEVDVAEAREELQAASERQRAAGDDRELYAREQAAIEFAGAKLRLTGHR; from the coding sequence ATGGCTAGCACGCTAACGTTCAAGCTCGTCACGCCGACGCGGATCGCCTTCGAGGGGGACGCGGAGCTCGTGATTGCGGTGACGACGGAAGGCGAGGAGGGCATCCTCCCCAAGCACGCGCCGTTTCTCGCCGCGCTGAAGCCCGGCGTCCTGCGCGCAAACGTGCTGGTCGACGGCGCCGCCTCGCGACTGGAGCTTGCGACCAGCGACGGATTCATGCAGGCGCTGCCGGAGGGCGTCACGATCTTGGTCGACGAGGCCGTCCGATTCGAAGAAGTCGACGTCGCCGAGGCTCGCGAGGAGCTGCAGGCGGCATCGGAGCGGCAGAGGGCGGCGGGCGACGATCGGGAGCTCTACGCGCGCGAACAGGCCGCGATCGAGTTCGCCGGCGCCAAGCTGCGGCTCACCGGCCACCGGTAG
- the wecB gene encoding UDP-N-acetylglucosamine 2-epimerase (non-hydrolyzing), translated as MANLKVMSVFGTRPDTIKMAPVVAALRAEPAIEHLVCVTAQHRKMLDDLLALFSITPDYDLDVMTEDQTLTEITTRVLAGMEPVLQDASPEVVLVHGDTTTSTAAALAAFYQQIPVGHVEAGLRTSNRWLPYPEEMNRRLTATIASYHFAPTVLARNHLLQEHVAAEDIVVTGNTVIDAFQATASRDDLPVPPHWNDLDPRRPTIVVTAHRRENHAHMREICEALRAIAELPAGPQLYWPVHPSPRVAPVAREVLGGIPGVVLVEPIDYAEMVAGVRACFFVLTDSGGLQEEAPCLGKPVLVMREETERPEGLRAGTLRLVGHDGGRIVAAARELLEDAPAYARMAQAVNPYGDGRAAPRIAAWLLARFRGGTYPDPFVDQLPAGSAFAGS; from the coding sequence ATGGCCAACCTGAAGGTCATGAGCGTGTTCGGAACGCGCCCGGACACGATCAAGATGGCGCCCGTCGTGGCCGCGCTGCGCGCCGAGCCCGCGATCGAGCATCTCGTCTGCGTCACCGCCCAGCACCGCAAGATGCTCGACGACCTGTTAGCGCTGTTCTCGATCACGCCCGATTACGACCTCGACGTGATGACCGAGGATCAGACGCTCACGGAGATCACGACGCGGGTGCTCGCGGGCATGGAGCCGGTGCTGCAGGATGCGAGCCCCGAGGTCGTGCTCGTTCACGGCGACACAACGACGAGCACGGCGGCAGCGCTTGCGGCCTTTTATCAGCAGATCCCCGTCGGCCACGTCGAGGCGGGGCTGCGCACGAGCAATCGTTGGCTGCCGTATCCCGAGGAGATGAACCGGCGTCTCACCGCGACGATCGCTTCGTATCACTTCGCCCCGACGGTGCTGGCGCGCAATCACCTGCTGCAGGAGCACGTCGCGGCCGAGGACATCGTCGTCACCGGGAACACCGTCATCGACGCTTTCCAGGCGACGGCGTCGCGTGACGACCTTCCGGTTCCGCCGCACTGGAACGACCTCGATCCGCGGCGTCCGACGATCGTCGTGACGGCACATCGCCGCGAGAACCACGCGCACATGCGGGAGATCTGCGAGGCGCTGCGGGCGATCGCCGAGCTTCCCGCGGGGCCGCAGTTGTATTGGCCCGTTCATCCGTCGCCGCGCGTCGCGCCGGTGGCGCGCGAGGTGCTCGGCGGCATACCGGGCGTCGTTCTGGTCGAGCCGATCGATTACGCCGAGATGGTGGCCGGCGTCAGAGCGTGTTTCTTCGTGCTTACCGATTCGGGCGGTCTTCAAGAGGAAGCGCCGTGCCTCGGCAAGCCGGTGCTGGTGATGCGCGAGGAGACCGAACGCCCCGAGGGGCTTCGCGCCGGAACGCTGCGGCTGGTCGGGCACGACGGCGGCCGGATCGTCGCGGCGGCGCGCGAGTTGCTCGAAGACGCGCCGGCGTACGCGCGGATGGCGCAAGCCGTGAATCCGTACGGCGACGGCCGCGCCGCGCCGCGCATCGCAGCGTGGCTGCTGGCGCGGTTCCGCGGCGGGACCTATCCCGATCCGTTCGTGGATCAGCTGCCCGCCGGCTCGGCCTTCGCCGGATCGTGA
- the atpD gene encoding F0F1 ATP synthase subunit beta yields the protein MAVDTGKVVQVLGNVVDVEFSPETLPNINDALRVNVNEDHAHSNGAASGHGVELGGTAMAARELTLEVQDELGDNQVRCLALGSTDGLVRGAAVRSVGGPITVPVGEGTLGRIFNVLGETIDSDAPVKAAAYWPIHRPAPEFKYQEPTARVFETGIKVVDLMAPYTRGGKVGLFGGAGVGKTVLIQELIRNIAYVHKGFSVFTGVGERTREGNDLWLEMKESGVLEQTTLVFGQMDEPPGVRFRVAQTGVTMAEYFRDELGADVLLFIDNIFRYMQAGSEVSALMGRMPSAVGYQPTLGTDMGVLEERITSTRKGSITSVQAVYVPADDYTDPAVATTFAHLDATTALSRPISELGIYPAVDPLASTSRILDPQIVGEEHYGVARGVQEVLQRYRDLQDIIAILGVEELSEEDKVSVARARRIQRFFSQPFFVAEQFTGRPGKYVKLPETIASFKEILEGKVDDLPEGAFFYAGTIEEVKENAQRMAHG from the coding sequence ATGGCTGTTGATACCGGAAAGGTCGTTCAAGTGCTCGGCAACGTCGTAGACGTCGAGTTTAGTCCCGAGACGCTGCCGAACATCAACGACGCGCTGCGCGTCAACGTGAACGAGGACCATGCGCACAGCAACGGCGCGGCTTCGGGGCACGGCGTCGAGCTCGGGGGAACCGCGATGGCGGCGCGTGAGCTGACGCTCGAGGTGCAGGACGAGCTGGGCGACAATCAGGTGCGCTGTCTCGCCCTAGGCTCGACCGACGGGCTCGTTCGCGGCGCGGCCGTGCGCAGCGTCGGCGGTCCGATTACGGTCCCAGTCGGCGAAGGCACTCTCGGGCGCATCTTCAACGTGCTCGGCGAGACGATCGACAGCGACGCGCCGGTGAAGGCCGCGGCGTACTGGCCGATTCACCGTCCGGCGCCCGAGTTCAAGTATCAGGAGCCGACGGCGCGCGTCTTCGAGACCGGAATCAAGGTGGTCGATCTGATGGCGCCCTACACGCGCGGCGGCAAGGTCGGCCTCTTCGGCGGCGCGGGCGTCGGTAAGACGGTTCTCATTCAAGAGCTGATCCGCAACATCGCCTACGTGCACAAGGGCTTCTCAGTGTTCACCGGCGTCGGCGAGCGGACGCGCGAAGGCAACGACCTCTGGCTCGAGATGAAAGAGTCCGGCGTGCTCGAGCAGACGACGCTCGTCTTCGGACAGATGGACGAGCCGCCCGGCGTGCGCTTTCGCGTCGCACAGACCGGCGTCACGATGGCGGAGTATTTCCGCGACGAGCTCGGCGCGGACGTGCTGCTCTTCATCGACAACATCTTCCGCTACATGCAGGCAGGTTCCGAAGTCTCGGCGCTGATGGGACGCATGCCGTCGGCGGTGGGCTATCAGCCGACGCTGGGCACGGACATGGGCGTGCTGGAAGAGCGAATCACGTCCACGCGCAAGGGTTCGATCACGTCGGTGCAGGCCGTCTACGTGCCCGCCGACGACTACACGGATCCGGCGGTCGCGACGACGTTCGCGCACCTCGATGCGACGACGGCACTTTCTCGCCCGATCTCCGAGCTCGGCATCTATCCCGCGGTCGATCCGCTGGCGTCGACGTCGCGCATCCTCGACCCGCAGATTGTCGGCGAGGAGCACTACGGCGTCGCGCGCGGCGTGCAGGAAGTGCTGCAACGCTATCGCGATCTCCAGGACATCATCGCGATCCTCGGCGTCGAAGAGCTTTCGGAGGAAGACAAAGTGTCGGTCGCGCGCGCGCGCCGGATCCAGCGCTTCTTCTCACAGCCGTTCTTCGTGGCGGAGCAGTTCACGGGACGTCCCGGCAAGTACGTCAAGCTTCCCGAGACGATCGCGTCGTTCAAGGAGATCCTCGAGGGTAAGGTCGACGACTTGCCGGAAGGCGCGTTCTTTTACGCCGGCACGATCGAGGAGGTCAAAGAGAACGCGCAGCGGATGGCGCATGGCTAG
- the atpG gene encoding ATP synthase F1 subunit gamma: MPTVRDLRDRIRSLKNTQQITKAMKQVAAAKIRRAEAARKRARPYADALAQMLHDLIGAVHSVDHPFMKPGKSGAPAGIVLISADKGLAGAFNSNVIHAAEELARRRGTARYYTIGLKARNAVRRFGMPDHATWPLGGGEKIDTARAAARRASDDFRHGEISEIVLVSQQLITMMSQRPLARKLVPVERDVAELKGQDDKTMRGSIEFAPSPEFVLGRLLPKYLEFTIFSAMLETDAAFFAAQLVAMTNATDNASNLIDDLTIAMNNARQAAITKELLEIVAGAEALGVE; the protein is encoded by the coding sequence ATGCCCACAGTCCGCGATCTGCGCGATCGCATTCGCTCGCTAAAGAACACGCAGCAGATCACGAAGGCGATGAAGCAGGTCGCCGCGGCGAAGATTCGCCGCGCCGAGGCCGCGCGGAAGCGCGCCCGCCCCTACGCCGACGCGCTTGCGCAGATGCTGCACGACCTGATCGGCGCGGTGCACTCGGTCGACCACCCGTTCATGAAGCCAGGCAAGAGCGGCGCCCCCGCCGGAATCGTTCTGATCAGCGCCGACAAGGGCCTCGCGGGCGCCTTCAACTCCAACGTGATCCACGCGGCGGAGGAGCTCGCGCGGCGGCGCGGCACGGCCCGCTACTACACGATCGGCCTGAAGGCGCGCAACGCGGTGCGGCGCTTCGGGATGCCCGATCACGCGACGTGGCCCTTGGGCGGCGGCGAAAAGATCGACACCGCGCGCGCCGCCGCGCGCCGCGCGTCCGACGATTTTCGGCACGGAGAGATTTCCGAGATCGTCCTCGTCTCGCAGCAGCTGATCACGATGATGTCGCAGCGCCCCTTGGCTCGCAAACTCGTGCCCGTTGAACGAGATGTTGCTGAATTAAAGGGGCAGGACGACAAGACGATGCGCGGCTCCATCGAATTCGCGCCGTCTCCCGAGTTCGTCCTAGGAAGGCTGCTTCCAAAGTATCTCGAGTTCACGATCTTCTCCGCGATGCTCGAGACGGACGCCGCCTTCTTCGCAGCGCAGCTCGTCGCGATGACCAACGCGACCGACAACGCGTCGAACCTCATCGACGATCTGACGATCGCGATGAACAACGCGCGCCAGGCGGCAATCACCAAGGAGTTGCTCGAAATCGTCGCAGGCGCGGAGGCGCTCGGCGTTGAGTGA
- the atpB gene encoding F0F1 ATP synthase subunit A gives MHEQIGEHYKWQLPLLGGVHADTIMTTWLVMVIALLFFGWIGASYRSPYVTKRQAVFEAVFNYIADLVTSVLGEGGEPFVPFFVALFIFIFLLNQFGMLPFKAFDLPFGGSPTADLNTVVPLAIVVFFMIQVVAFRKKGLSYLGHVFKPFPALFPVNVLDEILRPITLAARLFFNIFVGELLFVIVTSIIVARVQIGFFNLSFGVAIVPILIQFFNFFVGTIQAFVFTLLAIVYLSLALADEH, from the coding sequence GTGCACGAACAGATCGGCGAACACTACAAATGGCAGCTGCCGCTGCTCGGCGGAGTTCATGCCGACACGATCATGACGACATGGCTCGTGATGGTCATAGCATTGCTATTCTTCGGGTGGATCGGGGCGAGCTACCGGTCCCCGTACGTCACGAAGCGCCAGGCCGTGTTCGAAGCGGTGTTCAATTACATCGCGGATCTGGTGACGAGCGTGCTGGGCGAAGGCGGCGAGCCGTTCGTGCCGTTCTTTGTGGCCCTGTTCATCTTCATTTTCTTGCTCAACCAGTTTGGGATGCTCCCCTTCAAGGCGTTCGATCTGCCGTTCGGCGGATCGCCGACCGCCGATCTCAACACCGTCGTGCCGCTGGCCATCGTGGTCTTCTTCATGATCCAGGTCGTGGCGTTCCGCAAGAAGGGACTGTCCTACCTCGGCCACGTGTTCAAGCCGTTTCCCGCCCTCTTTCCAGTGAACGTGCTGGATGAGATTCTCCGCCCGATCACGCTGGCCGCGCGGCTCTTCTTCAACATCTTCGTCGGCGAGCTGCTCTTCGTCATCGTCACGTCGATCATCGTGGCACGCGTCCAGATCGGATTTTTCAATCTATCGTTTGGCGTAGCGATCGTCCCGATCCTGATTCAGTTCTTCAACTTCTTCGTCGGGACGATTCAAGCTTTCGTCTTTACCTTGCTGGCAATCGTCTACCTATCGTTGGCGCTTGCCGACGAACACTAG
- the atpA gene encoding F0F1 ATP synthase subunit alpha: MINADEIAGILKQQIAQFKTGIQEDEVGTVIEVGANLARVYGLRGVRSSELVEFANSLQGVALNLEEDNVGVVIMGPDVEIKEGDTVRRTGRIASVPVGEALLGRVVNPLGQPIDGKGAIETSRFRTIENIAPSVIQRQPVKQPLQTGIRAIDALIPIGKGQRELIIGDRSTGKTAMAVDTIINQKGRNVFCVYVAIGQKNSTVAALAQILEQKGAMAYTTIVAVSPAEAAALRWIAPFAGCAMAEELMYAGKDVLIVYDDLTKHAQSYREMSLLLRRPPGREAYPGDVFYLHSRLLERAAKLSDEMGAGSLTALPVIETQAGDFSAYIPTNVISITDGQIYLTPQLFFQGIRPAVDIGLSVSRVGGAAQTKAMKSVAGQLKLELAQYRDLAAFAKLSSDLDKATQNQLMRGEKLTELLKQPQYQPQPMEEQVAIMYAATSGFVNDIPTPRLQSWAAGLIDFLRDKHPQILETIAQTGQFSDDTKKQLDAAVAEFNKSF; the protein is encoded by the coding sequence ATGATAAACGCTGATGAAATCGCCGGCATACTGAAGCAGCAGATCGCGCAGTTCAAGACCGGCATCCAGGAGGACGAGGTCGGAACCGTGATCGAGGTCGGCGCGAACCTCGCGCGGGTCTACGGTCTGCGCGGCGTACGTTCGTCAGAGCTCGTCGAATTCGCTAACAGTTTGCAGGGCGTGGCGCTGAACCTCGAGGAGGACAACGTCGGCGTCGTGATCATGGGCCCCGACGTCGAGATCAAAGAGGGCGACACCGTCCGGCGCACCGGCCGGATCGCATCCGTTCCCGTCGGCGAGGCGTTGCTCGGGCGGGTCGTCAACCCGCTGGGCCAGCCGATCGACGGCAAGGGCGCCATCGAAACGAGCCGCTTCCGCACGATCGAGAACATCGCGCCGAGCGTCATCCAGCGCCAGCCGGTCAAGCAGCCGCTGCAGACGGGAATTCGTGCCATCGACGCGCTGATCCCGATCGGCAAGGGGCAGCGCGAGCTGATCATCGGCGACCGCTCGACCGGCAAGACCGCTATGGCCGTAGATACGATCATCAATCAGAAGGGCCGCAACGTGTTCTGCGTCTACGTCGCGATCGGACAGAAGAACTCGACCGTGGCGGCGCTCGCCCAGATTCTCGAGCAGAAGGGTGCCATGGCGTACACGACGATCGTCGCGGTCAGTCCCGCGGAGGCGGCGGCGCTTCGCTGGATCGCTCCGTTTGCGGGATGCGCGATGGCCGAAGAGCTGATGTACGCCGGCAAAGACGTGCTGATCGTGTACGATGATCTTACCAAGCACGCGCAGTCCTACCGCGAGATGTCGTTGCTGCTGCGGCGGCCGCCGGGCCGCGAAGCGTACCCGGGTGACGTTTTCTATCTCCACTCGCGTCTGCTCGAGCGCGCCGCGAAGCTCTCGGACGAGATGGGTGCGGGCTCGCTGACCGCGTTGCCGGTCATCGAGACGCAGGCGGGAGACTTCTCCGCCTACATTCCGACCAACGTGATCTCGATTACGGACGGACAGATCTACCTGACGCCGCAGCTGTTCTTCCAGGGCATTCGGCCTGCCGTCGACATCGGTCTCTCCGTGTCGCGCGTCGGCGGCGCCGCCCAGACCAAGGCGATGAAGTCGGTCGCGGGGCAACTGAAGCTCGAGCTCGCGCAGTACCGCGACCTCGCGGCGTTCGCGAAGCTCTCGAGCGATCTCGACAAGGCGACCCAGAACCAGTTGATGCGCGGCGAGAAGCTGACCGAGCTGCTGAAGCAGCCGCAGTACCAGCCGCAGCCGATGGAGGAGCAGGTCGCGATCATGTACGCCGCCACCAGCGGATTCGTGAACGACATTCCGACGCCGCGGCTGCAGAGTTGGGCGGCCGGATTGATCGACTTCCTGCGCGACAAGCATCCGCAGATACTCGAGACGATCGCGCAGACCGGACAGTTCTCCGACGACACGAAGAAGCAGCTGGACGCGGCCGTGGCCGAGTTCAATAAGAGCTTCTAG
- the murA gene encoding UDP-N-acetylglucosamine 1-carboxyvinyltransferase → MLDRLETTLRIRGGARLEGSVATHGSKNAALPIMAASLLAKGTVTLHRIPRITDVSVMWSLLEALGARIRYEGDNTVTIDASNVASYRAPYALVRKLAASFDVVGALLGRFGRAEVPLPGGCVLGTRATDMHEQAFVALGCDVHNAHGYLIAQSSGPRLRGAAIEFRMPSVGATKNAMLAAALADGTTTLKNVAMEPEVVDLADFLVAMGAKIAGQGTDTILIEGVPELHGVEYEIIADRIVAGTLLVAGAVTRGDVTVTHCRPEHLSALLDKLVECGVVTMTGNDWIRVKAGGITGGTDILTAPYPGFPTDLQPQMVGFLCTCPGTSVVEESIFNARFSYVNELARMGADVKVTMESNAAVIKGPKQLSGAPVEAPDIRAGAGLVVAGLAAAGETEIIGLEYVDRGYERLEELLSELGGQVQRSSGVTPLVEPSGFFETSEYPRVSATG, encoded by the coding sequence GTGCTCGATCGTCTTGAGACAACACTCCGGATCCGGGGCGGCGCGCGTTTAGAAGGCTCGGTCGCGACGCACGGCTCGAAGAACGCCGCGTTGCCGATCATGGCGGCCTCGCTGCTCGCGAAGGGCACCGTAACGCTGCACAGGATTCCGCGCATCACCGACGTCTCGGTCATGTGGTCGCTGCTCGAGGCCCTGGGGGCGCGAATTCGCTACGAGGGTGATAACACGGTGACGATCGACGCGAGCAACGTCGCGTCGTATCGCGCGCCCTACGCGCTCGTGCGCAAGCTGGCGGCCTCCTTCGACGTGGTCGGTGCGCTGCTCGGACGATTCGGTCGCGCCGAGGTCCCGCTGCCCGGCGGATGCGTGCTAGGCACGCGAGCGACCGACATGCACGAGCAGGCGTTCGTTGCGCTCGGCTGCGACGTCCACAACGCTCACGGGTATCTGATCGCGCAGTCGAGCGGCCCGCGCTTGCGGGGCGCGGCGATCGAGTTTCGTATGCCCAGCGTGGGTGCGACGAAGAATGCGATGCTGGCCGCGGCGCTGGCCGACGGCACGACCACGTTGAAGAACGTCGCGATGGAGCCCGAGGTCGTCGACCTGGCCGATTTTCTCGTCGCGATGGGAGCGAAGATTGCGGGCCAAGGCACCGACACGATCCTTATCGAGGGCGTGCCGGAACTCCACGGCGTCGAATACGAGATCATCGCCGACCGCATCGTCGCGGGAACGCTGCTCGTTGCCGGCGCGGTTACGCGCGGCGACGTCACCGTGACGCACTGCCGGCCCGAGCACCTCAGTGCGCTCCTCGACAAGCTCGTCGAGTGCGGCGTCGTCACGATGACCGGAAACGACTGGATTCGCGTTAAGGCGGGCGGCATCACCGGCGGCACGGACATCCTGACGGCGCCTTACCCAGGTTTCCCGACCGACCTGCAGCCGCAGATGGTCGGCTTTCTGTGCACCTGTCCCGGCACGAGCGTGGTGGAAGAGTCGATCTTCAACGCTCGCTTCTCTTACGTCAACGAGCTTGCTCGCATGGGCGCGGACGTCAAAGTTACGATGGAGAGCAACGCAGCCGTCATCAAAGGTCCCAAGCAGCTCTCCGGCGCACCGGTGGAGGCGCCCGACATCCGCGCGGGCGCGGGGCTCGTCGTCGCCGGTCTGGCCGCGGCGGGCGAAACGGAAATCATCGGCTTGGAGTACGTGGACCGCGGTTACGAACGCCTCGAGGAGCTGCTCTCGGAACTGGGCGGTCAGGTGCAGCGCAGCAGCGGCGTAACGCCGCTGGTCGAGCCGAGCGGATTCTTCGAAACGAGCGAATACCCGCGCGTTTCGGCGACGGGATAA